In Oryza glaberrima chromosome 8, OglaRS2, whole genome shotgun sequence, the following are encoded in one genomic region:
- the LOC127782514 gene encoding receptor-like protein kinase has translation MGLHIWCWLVVLFSLAPLCCSLSADGLALLDLAKTLILPSSISSNWSADDATPCTWKGVDCDEMSNVVSLNLSYSGLSGSLGPQIGLMKHLKVIDLSGNGISGPMPSSIGNCTKLEVLHLLRNRLSGILPDTLSNIEALRVFDLSRNSFTGEVNFRFENCKLEEFILSFNYLRGEIPVWIGNCSSLTQLAFVNNSITGQIPSSIGLLRNLSYLVLSQNSLSGTIPPEIGNCQLLIWLHLDANQLEGTIPKELANLRNLQKLYLFENCLTGEFPEDIWGIQSLLSVDIYKNNFTGQLPIVLAEMKQLQQITLFNNSFTGVIPQGLGVNSSLSVIDFINNSFVGTIPPKICSGGRLEVLNLGSNLLNGSIPSGIADCPTLRRVILNQNNLIGSIPQFVNCSSLNYIDLSYNLLSGDIPASLSKCINVTFVNWSWNKLAGLIPSEIGNLGNLSSLNLSGNRLYGELPVEISGCSKLYKLDLSYNSLNGSALTTVSSLKFLSQLRLQENKFSGGIPDSLSQLDMLIELQLGGNILGGSIPSSLGKLVKLGIALNLSRNGLVGDIPPLGNLVELQSLDLSFNNLTGGLASLGNLQFLYFLNVSYNMFSGPVPKNLVRFLNSTPSSFSGNADLCISCHENDSSCTGSNVLRPCGSMSKKSALTPLKVAMIVLGSVFAGAFLILCVLLKYNFKPKINSDLGILFQGSSSKLNEAVEVTENFNNKYIIGSGAHGIVYKAVLRSGEVYAVKKLVHAAHKGSNASMIRELRTLGQIRHRNLIRLNEFLFKHEYGLILYDFMENGSLYDVLHGTEPTPTLDWSIRYSIALGTAHGLAYLHNDCHPAIIHRDIKPKNILLDNDMVPHISDFGIAKLMDQYPAALQTTGIVGTIGYMAPEMAFSTKATTEFDVYSYGVVLLELITRKMAVDSSFPGNMDIVSWVSSKLNETNQIETICDPALITEVYGTHEMEEVRKLLSLALRCTAKEASQRPSMAVVVKELTDARHVAGSYSKQNSGPSNS, from the exons ATGGGACTGCACATATGGTGTTGGTTGGTTGTCTTGTTCAGCTTGGCCCCATTGTGTTGTAGTTTGAGCGCAGATGGCCTGGCTCTTCTGGATCTAGCCAAGACTCTGATACTGCCCAGCTCCATAAGCTCGAATTGGAGTGCTGATGATGCAACTCCGTGTACATGGAAAGGAGTTGATTGTGATGAAATGAGCAATGTGGTTTCTCTTAACTTATCATATTCTGGATTGTCTGGTTCTCTAGGTCCTCAGATAGGACTCATGAAGCACCTGAAAGTCATTGATTTATCAGGTAATGGTATATCAGGACCAATGCCCAGTTCCATTGGCAACTGCACCAAACTGGAGGTGCTCCATCTACTACGTAATCGATTGAGCGGGATCCTTCCAGATACATTGAGCAATATTGAAGCATTAAGGGTTTTTGATCTCTCCCGCAATAGCTTCACAGGCGAGGTCAATTTCAGATTTGAGAACTGCAAGCTTGAGGAGTTCATCTTGTCATTCAATTATCTCAGAGGCGAAATCCCGGTGTGGATAGGGAATTGCAGCAGCTTGACACAGCTTGCATTTGTCAACAATAGTATCACCGGTCAAATACCAAGTTCAATCGGTTTATTGAGAAACCTTTCTTACCTTGTACTTTCCCAGAACTCCTTGTCTGGCACAATCCCTCCTGAGATTGGTAACTGCCAATTGCTGATATGGCTGCATCTAGATGCAAACCAGCTCGAGGGCACTATACCAAAAGAACTAGCAAACCTGAGGAACTTGCAGAAGCTCTATCTTTTTGAGAATTGCCTCACTGGGGAGTTTCCTGAAGATATATGGGGAATCCAAAGCCTACTATCTGTCGACATCTATAAAAACAATTTCACTGGGCAGCTGCCTATAGTGTTGGCTGAGATGAAGCAGCTCCAGCAAATTACGCTATTCAATAATTCATTCACTGGTGTCATACCACAGGGGTTGGGTGTAAATAGCAGTTTGTCCGTAATTGATTTCATAAACAATAGTTTTGTTGGCACAATCCCTCCAAAAATTTGTTCAGGGGGAAGATTGGAAGTTTTGAACTTGGGTTCAAATCTTCTCAATGGTAGCATCCCATCTGGTATCGCTGACTGCCCAACTTTGAGACGAGTAATTCTCAACCAAAATAATCTCATTGGATCAATTCCACAATTTGTAAATTGTAGCAGTCTTAATTATATTGATCTCAGCTATAATTTATTAAGTGGGGACATTCCTGCTAGCTTGAGCAAATGTATCAATGTTACATTTGTGAACTGGTCATGGAACAAGCTTGCTGGTCTAATACCATCAGAAATTGGGAACTTAGGGAACTTAAGTAGTCTTAACCTCTCAGGAAACAGACTATATGGTGAACTCCCTGTGGAAATTTCTGGATGCTCCAAGTTATATAAGCTTGATTTGAGCTACAACTCTTTGAACGGTTCGGCACTCACAACTGTAAGTAGCCTTAAATTTCTGTCACAGCTACGGTTGCAGGAGAATAAATTCAGTGGAGGTATACCTGATTCTTTATCTCAGTTGGATATGCTTATTGAACTGCAACTTGGTGGCAACATTCTTGGGGGTAGTATCCCTTCATCGTTAGGAAAGTTAGTTAAACTGGGCATTGCATTAAACCTCAGTAGAAATGGACTAGTTGGTGACATTCCACCACTAGGCAATTTGGTGGAGCTGCAgagtttagatttgtcatttaATAACCTCACCGGAGGTCTTGCTTCATTAGGAAACCTACAGTTTTTGTATTTCTTGAATGTTTCCTACAACATGTTTAGTGGACCAGTACCAAAAAATCTTGTGAGGTTTCTGAATTCCACTCCAAGTTCATTTAGTGGAAATGCAGATCTATGTATCTCTTGCCATGAAAATGATTCATCTTGCACAGGTTCTAATGTTTTGAGACCTTGTGGTTCAATGAGTAAAAAAAGTGCACTCACACCACTCAAGGTTGCTATGATAGTTCTTGGTTCGGTTTTTGCTGGTGCATTTCTGATACTCTGTGTccttctaaaatataatttcaAGCCTAAGATTAACAGTGATTTAGGTATATTATTTCAAGGATCTTCTTCTAAATTAAATGAGGCTGTAGAAGTGACTGAAAACTTCAATAACAAGTACATTATCGGTTCCGGGGCCCATGGAATTGTCTACAAGGCAGTACTGAGGTCAGGAGAAGTATATGCTGTAAAGAAGCTTGTACATGCTGCTCACAAGGGTTCAAATGCAAGCATGATCCGCGAGCTGCGGACGCTTGGTCAAATTAGGCACAGGAACCTGATAAGACTTAATGAATTCTTGTTTAAGCATGAGTATGGTTTGATCCTATATGATTTTATGGAGAATGGTAGCCTGTATGATGTGTTGCATGGGACTGAGCCCACTCCAACTTTGGACTGGAGCATCCGCTACAGCATAGCTCTTGGAACAGCCCATGGTCTAGCATATCTCCATAATGACTGTCACCCTGCTATCATACATCGAGATATTAAACCAAAAAATATATTGCTGGACAACGACATGGTACCGCATATCTCAGATTTTGGCATTGCAAAGCTCATGGATCAATATCCTGCTGCTTTACAGACCACAGGAATCGTTGGTACTATTGGATATATGGCCCCAG AAATGGCCTTTTCAACCAAGGCTACCACAGAATTCGATGTGTACAGTTACGGTGTGGTATTACTTGAGTTGATCACCAGAAAGATGGCTGTGGATTCCTCATTCCCTGGCAACATGGACATAGTTAGCTGGGTATCCTCCAAGTTGAATGAGACTAATCAGATCGAAACTATTTGCGACCCAGCTCTCATTACTGAAGTATATGGAACACATGAAATGGAAGAAGTGCGCAAGCTGTTGTCATTAGCTCTTAGATGCACAGCAAAGGAGGCAAGCCAAAGGCCTTCCATGGCCGTTGTTGTCAAAGAGCTGACAGATGCAAGACATGTTGCTGGCTCATACTCGAAGCAGAATTCAGGCCCCAGCAATTCTTGA